A single Pseudomonadota bacterium DNA region contains:
- a CDS encoding DUF1573 domain-containing protein — protein sequence MKHKLIIACFFVILFVASYSLSHGDNGQNQPNTVIPDSSYIFDQIPEGTKVVHDFVIKNTGEAPLEIHKVQTG from the coding sequence ATGAAACACAAATTAATTATTGCCTGCTTTTTTGTTATTTTGTTCGTTGCGTCATATTCGCTTTCGCATGGTGACAACGGGCAAAATCAGCCAAATACCGTGATCCCTGACAGCAGTTATATATTTGACCAAATCCCTGAAGGAACTAAAGTAGTGCATGATTTTGTGATAAAGAATACCGGAGAAGCACCTCTTGAGATTCATAAGGTACAAACAGGTTGA